The nucleotide sequence CGCCCGCGGCCAGCCGATCGATGAAACGCTTGAGGAACAACCCCACTCCAGCCTGTCGCTGCATACGTTCACACTCCTGAATTGGGAGGGATTGGAGGTCGAAGCTGGATGTCGTCCTTTGATCTCACTACTCCCCCCAGAGCCAGAGACCGGCGTCGACGCGCCAACACCCACACCTGCTACCCCGACGGAGCCGTGCTCACCGCCTGCGGGCCGATGCGCCTCCAGGCCCGCAGCGTGAGCCAGGCGCTGGCCCCCACCTCGACGAACCAGCCCAGCGCCAGGGCCCACGCCGCGCCCAGGGGGCCCACGGAGGGCACCCACACCGCGCTGCCCAGCGCGACCACCGCGATGGAGGCGGCGAGCATCAGCGCCTGCGCCTTGAGCTCCCTCGCCGCCGTGAGGCCGACCTGGAGGCTCACGCAGACGTACTCCAGGGCAGCGGCGCCCATCAGCCAGACGAACAGCTGGAGGTTTCGCGCATAGGCGGCGCCGTAGAAGAGCGTCAGCGCCCAGCGCCCCAGCAGCGCGGCGCCGGCAATCGAGCAGACGCCCACCAGCGCCGCCCCACCCGTGAAGCCCGCGAGCGCGCGGCCGTAGCGGCGCTGATCGCCCGCCACGTAGTAGCGCCCCAGCCGAGGGCTCACCGCTTGTCCGAGCGCCTGCACCACCCGCCCTCCCAGCGCCGTGAAGTAGGCGAGCGCGGCATACATGCCCAGCTCCGCCTGACCGAAATGCGCCTCCAGCACATACCGGGGGATATTGGGGCGCAGGGAGCTCAGAAGGGAGGTGATCCCGAGCGCGTACGCGAGCCCCAGCAGGCTCTTCAGGCGCACGGACTGATCGCGCCAGGGGGCCCTCCACAGCGGGCGCCAGGGTGATGCCCCGCCGAACTCACGCCGGTACGCCTGCGCATCGAAGAGGAGGAGCACGATGGCCCAGGAGAGCCCCAGGGCGGCCACCGCGACGACGGTGCTCCCCGTCACCTTGAGGGCGAGCGCCACGAGCACCACCGAGAGCACGCTCTTGGCGATGAGCGAGCGGGCGATGAGGCTCATCCGCTCGGCGCGTTGCAGGGCGCCGTAGAACACCTCGCTGAGGGCCTCGAAGCCCTTGGCCACGGCCAGCAGCGCGATGACGAGGCGGGCGCGCGCCGGGTACCCCGCCACCAGCGCGATGGCGCAGCACAGCACCACGCCCGCCAGGACGGTGAGCAGCATCAGCCCGAGGTAGTGCTCGAAGCCGTACGCGCCCTGGGCGTCCGTGGCCTGGAGCGTGCGCAGCTGCATCCGCGCCAGGAGCATCACCGGGGCCGTGATGGCCAGGCCGAGGGCGAACTCGCCCAGCAGCTCCATGGTGCCGAGCCGGGCGTAGATGACCAGCACGCCCCACTGGGCGAGCGCGTACACCAGCCCCGCGGCGAGCGTCCACGCGAAGTTCCCGCCCAGTGACCTGGCGCGAAGCCACCTCACGCACGGCCTGCCGCGCGCTGCAGCACCTCGGCCAGCTTGCGAGCCGCGGAGTCCGCCGAGAAGCGCTCCACGCCGAGCCGCCGGGCCCGCGCTCCCGCCTCGGTGAGCCACCGGGTGTCGCGGACCTTGTTCACCAGCAGGTCCGCCGCGGCCTGGACGTCCCGGGGCGGCAGGCACAGGCCGATCTGCTCCTTCTCGATGAGCTCCGCCTGCCAGCCCCCGTGGTTGATGGCCAGCGGCCGGCCGGCGGCGAGCGCGTCGAAGACCTTGTTGGCGGAGTTGTCATACATGCACGGCGCATCGGTGACGAACGAGGTGGCGATGGTGGCCGCGGAGAGCACCGCGGGCATCTCCGCCTTGGGCACGGCGGGCAGGAAGAAGAGGTTGCGGTTGCGCACGCAGAGCAGCTCGGAGAGGGCGTGCAGCGTGCTCTCCTCCCGCCCCTGTCCCATGATGACGAAGCGCACCTCCGGGTCCCGCCGCAGCATCTCCGCGGCGAGCCGGACCATGTAGTCGAGCCCGTTCACCAGGCCCAGGGTGCCCGCGTACAGCACCATGGGCCGATCCCCGAGCCACTCGTACTTCTGGCGGAACGCCTCGCCCACCGAGGCGGAGACGAAGAAGCGCTCCGGGTCGCACAGGTTGGGGATGACGGTGATCTTCTCCGAGGCCACGCCCGCCGCCTCCACCCCCGCCTTCATCCCTGGCGAGAGCGCGATGATGTGCGCCGCCCCCGCGTAGGCGGTCTTCTCGAGCAGCTGGGCGGCCAGGATCGCCGGGCGGCTCTTGAGCGCGCCGATCGCGATGGGGATGGCGGGCCAGAGATCCCTCACCTCGAAGACCATGGGCCTGCGGTTCCAGCGCGAGGCGAGGATGCCGGGGACGGCGATGGTCAGCGGCGTGCTCGTGGCGAAGACCACGTCACCCTCGAGCTGCATGGCCCGGTGCGCGGAGTTCACGGCGAAGCGACCGAAGGCGCGCATGCGCTCCGCGTACTGCATCGAGTTGGAGTAGGGCACCGGGAGCCAGTGCACGCGGATGCCGCTCTCGTTCGTCACCCTCCAGCCCTGTGCGCCATCGCCGGGGCGGGTGTCCGAGGTCACCATGTGCACCTCGTGGCCCATGTCGACCAGGCGCCGGGCGAGCTCGTAGGACCGCGTCCCACCGTGCATGGAGGGCGTGTTGAAGTACTGGTGGA is from Hyalangium gracile and encodes:
- a CDS encoding glycosyltransferase family 4 protein gives rise to the protein MKIVYLHQYFNTPSMHGGTRSYELARRLVDMGHEVHMVTSDTRPGDGAQGWRVTNESGIRVHWLPVPYSNSMQYAERMRAFGRFAVNSAHRAMQLEGDVVFATSTPLTIAVPGILASRWNRRPMVFEVRDLWPAIPIAIGALKSRPAILAAQLLEKTAYAGAAHIIALSPGMKAGVEAAGVASEKITVIPNLCDPERFFVSASVGEAFRQKYEWLGDRPMVLYAGTLGLVNGLDYMVRLAAEMLRRDPEVRFVIMGQGREESTLHALSELLCVRNRNLFFLPAVPKAEMPAVLSAATIATSFVTDAPCMYDNSANKVFDALAAGRPLAINHGGWQAELIEKEQIGLCLPPRDVQAAADLLVNKVRDTRWLTEAGARARRLGVERFSADSAARKLAEVLQRAAGRA
- a CDS encoding lipopolysaccharide biosynthesis protein is translated as MRWLRARSLGGNFAWTLAAGLVYALAQWGVLVIYARLGTMELLGEFALGLAITAPVMLLARMQLRTLQATDAQGAYGFEHYLGLMLLTVLAGVVLCCAIALVAGYPARARLVIALLAVAKGFEALSEVFYGALQRAERMSLIARSLIAKSVLSVVLVALALKVTGSTVVAVAALGLSWAIVLLLFDAQAYRREFGGASPWRPLWRAPWRDQSVRLKSLLGLAYALGITSLLSSLRPNIPRYVLEAHFGQAELGMYAALAYFTALGGRVVQALGQAVSPRLGRYYVAGDQRRYGRALAGFTGGAALVGVCSIAGAALLGRWALTLFYGAAYARNLQLFVWLMGAAALEYVCVSLQVGLTAARELKAQALMLAASIAVVALGSAVWVPSVGPLGAAWALALGWFVEVGASAWLTLRAWRRIGPQAVSTAPSG